The proteins below come from a single Parazoarcus communis genomic window:
- the thiD gene encoding bifunctional hydroxymethylpyrimidine kinase/phosphomethylpyrimidine kinase, translating to MPVAIPDVPPVVLCLSAADATGGGGLPSDILTLASMGCHPLAVQTAMVVRDTRGVDDCIAIEPDVLAAQVRTVLEDIPVHAFKFGFCGSVENTATAAEILSDYPDIPLVVEPALYTSVDQAADDDLVAVLAELILPQTTLLVASRHEVLRLAGFDIDEDGEEPLSPEEAVARLLELGVEYVLLTGGGDHGPQVVNMLVGEQGVIRTDAWERLPGRYLGAGATMAAAAAAALAHGMAMPEAVREAQEFTQQALRHAYLPGMGRAIPDRFFWARGKGDADD from the coding sequence ATGCCTGTTGCGATTCCCGATGTACCCCCCGTCGTGCTCTGCCTGTCTGCCGCCGATGCCACCGGCGGGGGCGGCCTGCCGTCGGACATACTGACCCTTGCCAGCATGGGCTGTCATCCGCTGGCGGTGCAGACGGCCATGGTCGTGCGCGACACCCGTGGCGTGGACGACTGCATCGCCATCGAGCCGGACGTACTTGCGGCTCAGGTGCGCACCGTGCTCGAGGACATTCCGGTCCATGCGTTCAAGTTCGGTTTCTGCGGGAGTGTTGAGAATACGGCGACCGCCGCCGAAATCCTGTCCGACTATCCCGATATCCCCCTCGTCGTCGAACCTGCCCTCTACACCAGCGTCGATCAGGCTGCGGACGACGACCTCGTGGCCGTGCTGGCCGAACTGATCCTGCCGCAGACCACCCTGCTGGTGGCGAGCCGGCACGAGGTGCTGCGCCTCGCCGGCTTCGATATCGACGAGGACGGCGAGGAGCCGCTTTCGCCCGAAGAGGCCGTGGCCCGACTGCTCGAACTGGGGGTCGAGTACGTACTGCTGACCGGCGGGGGCGACCATGGCCCGCAAGTGGTGAATATGCTGGTTGGCGAACAGGGCGTGATTCGCACCGACGCATGGGAGCGCCTGCCCGGGCGTTACCTCGGGGCAGGTGCGACGATGGCCGCAGCGGCAGCGGCTGCGCTGGCGCACGGCATGGCGATGCCCGAAGCGGTGCGTGAAGCGCAGGAGTTCACCCAGCAAGCCTTGCGCCATGCCTACCTTCCGGGCATGGGGCGGGCGATTCCTGACCGGTTTTTCTGGGCGCGTGGGAAGGGCGATGCGGATGACTGA
- the mgtE gene encoding magnesium transporter — protein sequence MNTEQELHPDDVQQHLREVQALLARQKVAEDLVHRQDMPRHELVENLVHKQHEAVLRNKLDALHSADVAYILEALPLEERLYVWDLVKAERDGDILLEVSDAVRESLIETMEPHELKAAAETLDADELADLAHDLPPEIIQDVYQSLDTEGREQLRAAMSYPEDSVGALMDFDMVTVRENVTLEVVLRYLRRFEELPDHTDKLFVIDRDDHLMGILSLESLLINDPEKEVSEVMRDETVISFSPDDPADDAAQAFERYDLVSAPVVDRHKRVIGRVTVADVVDFIREESEAEILSHAGLREEEDIFASVWDSVKNRWAWLAVNLVTAFIASRVIGAFEGSIERLVALAALMPIVAGIGGNSGNQTITMIVRAIAMGQVKQSAMQRLLKKELGVALFNGVVWGGLLGVLTWWLYGSASLGMVMTAAMTLNLLLAAFAGVTIPMLRQRLGGDPAIGGSVMITALTDSGGFFIFLGLATLFLL from the coding sequence ATGAATACGGAACAGGAACTGCACCCCGACGATGTCCAGCAGCACCTGCGCGAAGTGCAGGCGCTACTCGCACGCCAGAAGGTCGCGGAAGACCTCGTCCACCGTCAGGACATGCCGCGCCACGAACTGGTCGAGAACCTGGTGCACAAGCAGCACGAAGCCGTGCTGCGCAACAAGCTCGACGCCCTGCACTCGGCCGACGTCGCCTACATCCTCGAAGCGCTGCCGCTCGAAGAGCGTCTCTACGTCTGGGATCTGGTCAAGGCCGAACGCGACGGCGACATCCTGCTCGAAGTCTCGGACGCGGTCCGCGAGTCACTGATCGAGACCATGGAACCGCACGAGCTCAAGGCCGCTGCGGAAACCCTGGATGCCGACGAGCTTGCCGACCTTGCGCACGACCTCCCGCCCGAGATCATCCAGGACGTCTATCAGTCGCTCGACACCGAGGGCCGCGAGCAACTGCGCGCAGCGATGTCCTACCCGGAGGATTCGGTCGGTGCGCTGATGGACTTCGACATGGTGACGGTGCGCGAAAACGTCACCCTCGAGGTGGTGCTGCGCTATCTGCGCCGCTTCGAGGAACTCCCCGACCACACCGACAAGCTGTTCGTGATCGACCGTGACGATCACCTGATGGGCATCCTGTCGCTCGAGTCGCTGCTGATCAACGACCCCGAGAAGGAAGTCTCGGAGGTCATGCGCGACGAGACCGTGATCAGCTTCTCGCCCGACGACCCGGCCGACGACGCAGCGCAGGCCTTCGAACGCTACGACCTCGTCTCCGCGCCGGTGGTGGATCGTCACAAGCGCGTGATCGGCCGTGTCACGGTGGCCGACGTGGTGGACTTCATCCGCGAGGAGTCCGAAGCCGAGATCCTGAGCCACGCCGGTCTGCGCGAGGAAGAGGACATCTTCGCTTCCGTATGGGACTCAGTGAAGAACCGCTGGGCCTGGCTGGCCGTAAACCTGGTTACCGCCTTCATCGCCTCGCGCGTGATCGGCGCCTTCGAGGGCTCGATCGAGCGCCTGGTGGCGCTGGCCGCGCTGATGCCCATCGTCGCCGGCATCGGCGGCAACTCGGGCAACCAGACCATCACCATGATCGTGCGCGCCATCGCCATGGGTCAGGTCAAGCAAAGCGCGATGCAACGCCTGCTCAAGAAAGAACTCGGCGTTGCCCTGTTCAATGGCGTGGTGTGGGGCGGCCTGCTCGGTGTACTCACCTGGTGGCTGTATGGCAGCGCCTCCCTGGGCATGGTCATGACCGCGGCAATGACGCTCAACCTGCTGCTGGCGGCCTTCGCCGGCGTCACCATCCCGATGCTGCGTCAGCGCCTCGGGGGCGACCCGGCAATCGGGGGCTCGGTCATGATCACCGCGCTCACCGACTCTGGCGGCTTCTTCATCTTCCTCGGCCTGGCCACGCTGTTCCTGCTCTGA
- a CDS encoding rubredoxin, whose protein sequence is MCLICGFIYDEAAGLPDEGIAPGTRWEDVPPNWTCPECEARKEDFELIEI, encoded by the coding sequence ATGTGCCTCATTTGCGGCTTCATCTACGACGAGGCTGCCGGCTTGCCGGACGAAGGCATTGCGCCCGGCACCCGCTGGGAAGACGTTCCGCCAAACTGGACCTGTCCGGAATGCGAAGCCCGCAAGGAAGACTTCGAGCTCATCGAAATATGA
- a CDS encoding TMEM165/GDT1 family protein, with the protein MDAFLVSTGIVALAEVGDKTQLLAFILAAKFRKPWPIIAGILLATLANHGFAGAVGAWITTLMGPDTLRWVLGISFIAMAVWTLIPDKFDEEDARLARFGAFGTTLIAFFLAEMGDKTQVATVALAAQYQSLALVVAGTTVGMMIANVPAVILGGRIADRMPVRLVHGIAALIFAILGIATLLGAASAFGI; encoded by the coding sequence GTGGACGCATTCCTCGTATCAACCGGCATCGTCGCCCTGGCAGAAGTGGGCGACAAGACCCAGCTGCTCGCCTTCATTCTTGCAGCAAAATTCCGCAAGCCGTGGCCGATCATCGCCGGCATCTTGCTGGCCACGCTGGCCAATCACGGATTTGCCGGCGCAGTCGGTGCGTGGATCACGACCCTGATGGGGCCGGACACGCTGCGCTGGGTGCTCGGTATCTCATTTATCGCGATGGCCGTGTGGACCCTGATCCCCGACAAGTTCGACGAGGAGGACGCCAGGCTGGCCCGCTTCGGCGCTTTCGGCACGACACTGATTGCCTTCTTTCTGGCAGAAATGGGCGACAAGACGCAGGTCGCAACGGTGGCGCTCGCCGCCCAGTATCAGAGCCTTGCGCTTGTGGTTGCCGGCACCACGGTCGGGATGATGATTGCCAACGTGCCCGCAGTCATCCTTGGCGGCAGGATCGCTGACCGCATGCCAGTGCGCCTGGTGCACGGCATTGCTGCTTTGATCTTTGCCATCCTGGGCATTGCCACCCTGCTGGGCGCCGCTTCGGCCTTCGGAATTTAA
- the aroE gene encoding shikimate dehydrogenase, with protein sequence MDRYAVIGHPIAHSKSPRIHAAFARQTGQQLEYEALLAPLDGFVDTVTQFREAGGRGLNVTVPFKLEAFALASRRTDRAATAGAVNTLTFDADGILGDNTDGAGLVRDLVANLQCPLVGRRVLLLGAGGAARGALLPLLQAGPASLTLANRTEAKAHALTDAFRQYAPGTTLHASTFAGLAGQQFDVVINATSASLAAEAPPLPAGIYAPDALAYDMMYGSSETAYLRAAREAGVKHLADGLGMLVEQAAESFALWRGVRPHTAPVLAELRRELAAA encoded by the coding sequence GCGCGCCAGACCGGCCAGCAACTCGAATACGAAGCACTGCTCGCGCCGCTGGACGGTTTCGTCGACACGGTTACGCAGTTTCGCGAGGCGGGCGGGCGCGGGCTCAACGTCACCGTGCCCTTCAAGCTCGAGGCCTTCGCCCTGGCCAGCCGCCGTACCGATCGCGCCGCAACAGCCGGCGCTGTGAATACGCTGACGTTCGACGCCGACGGCATTCTCGGTGACAACACCGACGGCGCCGGACTGGTGCGCGACCTCGTCGCCAATCTGCAGTGCCCGCTGGTGGGACGGCGTGTGCTGCTGCTGGGCGCAGGGGGCGCCGCGCGTGGCGCATTGCTGCCCCTGCTGCAGGCCGGGCCAGCGAGCCTGACCCTGGCCAATCGCACCGAAGCGAAGGCACACGCGCTGACAGACGCCTTCCGGCAGTACGCACCCGGCACCACCCTTCACGCGAGCACCTTCGCCGGGCTGGCCGGGCAGCAGTTCGACGTGGTCATCAACGCCACGTCGGCAAGCCTTGCAGCCGAGGCCCCGCCACTTCCTGCCGGGATCTACGCGCCCGACGCGCTGGCTTACGACATGATGTATGGCAGCAGCGAAACCGCCTATTTGCGCGCAGCGCGCGAAGCCGGCGTGAAGCATCTCGCCGACGGACTTGGCATGCTGGTCGAACAGGCTGCGGAGAGCTTTGCCCTGTGGCGCGGCGTCCGCCCGCATACCGCGCCGGTGCTGGCCGAACTGCGCCGCGAGCTGGCTGCTGCATGA
- the pilG gene encoding twitching motility response regulator PilG, which produces MDLSGLKVMVIDDSNTIRRSAEIFLSQAGCQVLLAEDGFDALSKITDHHPDVIFVDIMMPRLDGYQTCALIKKNPRLSSTPVIMLSSKDGLFDRARGRMVGSDEYLTKPFTKDSLIKAVAVHASNRPR; this is translated from the coding sequence ATGGACCTGAGCGGACTCAAGGTGATGGTCATCGACGACAGCAATACCATTCGTCGTAGTGCCGAAATTTTTCTGAGCCAGGCGGGCTGCCAGGTGCTGCTGGCCGAGGACGGGTTCGACGCACTGTCCAAGATCACCGACCACCACCCTGATGTCATATTCGTCGACATCATGATGCCGCGCCTCGACGGCTATCAGACCTGCGCGCTGATCAAGAAGAACCCGCGCCTCTCATCCACGCCCGTCATCATGCTGTCGTCCAAGGACGGACTGTTCGATCGCGCGCGCGGCCGCATGGTGGGGTCGGACGAATACCTGACCAAACCATTCACCAAGGACAGCCTGATCAAGGCGGTGGCAGTGCACGCCAGCAATCGCCCCCGTTGA
- the mtgA gene encoding monofunctional biosynthetic peptidoglycan transglycosylase, with amino-acid sequence MKQPLRWAGRGLLAIIALLLLWQLWFFAHVAWWSQFDPGSTSFMRLRLSEMHETNPKAKLRYTWVPYEKISSHLKRAVVAAEDDRFVDHEGFDWVGIQRALEKNERKGRAVSGGSTISQQLAKNLFLSPSRSYLRKAQEAVITVMIEALWSKRRILEVYLNVVEWGDGVFGAEAAAQRYFGLSAGRLGPAESARLAVMLPNPRKYERSFGPRLAAHAERIRARMGYSQIP; translated from the coding sequence ATGAAGCAGCCCCTGCGCTGGGCCGGTCGCGGCCTGCTTGCCATCATTGCACTGCTGCTGCTCTGGCAGCTGTGGTTCTTCGCCCATGTGGCGTGGTGGAGTCAGTTCGACCCGGGCAGCACGAGCTTCATGCGTTTGCGCCTGTCCGAAATGCACGAGACAAACCCGAAGGCCAAGTTGCGGTACACGTGGGTTCCTTACGAGAAGATCTCCTCCCATCTGAAACGTGCGGTGGTGGCAGCAGAGGACGACCGCTTCGTCGACCATGAAGGCTTCGACTGGGTGGGCATCCAGCGCGCGCTGGAAAAGAACGAACGCAAGGGGCGCGCGGTCTCCGGCGGCTCGACGATCAGCCAGCAACTGGCGAAAAACCTTTTCCTGTCGCCGTCGCGCAGTTATCTGCGCAAGGCGCAGGAGGCCGTGATCACTGTGATGATCGAGGCTCTATGGAGCAAACGCCGGATTCTCGAGGTCTATCTGAACGTCGTGGAGTGGGGCGACGGTGTGTTCGGCGCAGAAGCCGCCGCGCAGCGCTATTTCGGCCTGTCCGCCGGTCGCCTTGGTCCGGCCGAGAGTGCCCGCCTCGCGGTCATGCTGCCCAACCCGCGCAAATATGAGCGCAGCTTCGGCCCCCGTCTCGCGGCGCATGCCGAGCGGATCCGCGCACGCATGGGGTATTCGCAGATTCCCTGA
- the hemL gene encoding glutamate-1-semialdehyde 2,1-aminomutase — MTSRNQALFERAQRTIPGGVNSPVRAFRSVGGTPRFIDRAEGARVWDADGKCYIDYVGSWGPAITGHAHPAIIEAVREAALKGLSFGAPTESEVEMAELICEMLPSVEMVRLVSSGTEATMSAIRLARGFTGRDAIIKFEGCYHGHADSLLVKAGSGLLTFGNPSSGGVPEDFAKHTIVLDFNDLEQIEAVFKARGDEIAAIIVEPMAGNMNLIKPNPGFLEGLRRICTEYGTVLIFDEVMTGFRVGPQGVQGLFGITPDLTTLGKVIGGGMPVGAFGGRRDIMEKIAPLGSVYQAGTLSGSPVAVAAGMVSLRLTREPGFYDRLGATTTALVSGLSAAARDAGVVFSADSVGGMFGVYFSDAVPTSFKDVMKSDTEAFNRFFHAMLDEGHYFAPSAFEAGFVSAAHGEAEIAATVDAARRIFASWR, encoded by the coding sequence ATGACTAGCCGAAACCAAGCGCTCTTCGAGCGTGCTCAGCGCACCATCCCCGGTGGCGTCAACTCGCCCGTCCGTGCTTTCCGTTCGGTCGGCGGCACGCCGCGCTTTATCGATCGCGCCGAGGGCGCGCGGGTGTGGGATGCCGATGGCAAGTGCTACATCGACTACGTGGGTTCGTGGGGCCCGGCCATCACCGGTCATGCGCATCCGGCCATCATCGAAGCCGTGCGCGAGGCGGCGCTCAAGGGCCTGTCCTTTGGCGCGCCGACCGAGAGCGAGGTCGAGATGGCCGAGCTGATCTGCGAGATGCTGCCGTCGGTTGAAATGGTGCGCCTGGTCAGCTCCGGCACTGAAGCGACGATGAGCGCGATCCGGCTGGCACGCGGCTTCACCGGTCGTGACGCGATCATCAAGTTCGAGGGCTGCTACCACGGTCATGCCGACAGCCTGCTGGTGAAGGCCGGTTCCGGTCTGCTGACCTTCGGCAACCCGTCGTCGGGCGGCGTGCCGGAAGACTTCGCCAAGCACACCATCGTCCTCGACTTCAACGACCTCGAGCAGATCGAGGCCGTGTTCAAGGCCCGGGGCGACGAGATCGCTGCGATCATCGTCGAGCCGATGGCCGGCAACATGAACCTGATCAAGCCCAATCCTGGCTTCCTCGAAGGCCTGCGCCGCATCTGTACCGAGTACGGCACCGTGCTGATTTTCGACGAGGTGATGACCGGTTTCCGTGTCGGGCCGCAGGGTGTGCAGGGTCTGTTCGGTATCACGCCCGACCTGACCACGCTGGGCAAGGTCATCGGCGGCGGCATGCCGGTGGGCGCATTCGGCGGACGCCGCGACATCATGGAGAAGATCGCGCCGCTGGGCTCGGTCTATCAGGCCGGTACGCTGTCGGGCAGTCCGGTTGCCGTGGCCGCCGGCATGGTCTCGCTGCGTCTCACGCGCGAGCCGGGCTTCTATGACCGCCTCGGTGCCACCACCACCGCGCTCGTGTCGGGTCTGAGCGCAGCCGCGCGTGATGCAGGTGTTGTGTTCAGCGCCGACTCGGTGGGCGGCATGTTCGGGGTGTATTTCAGCGACGCCGTTCCCACCTCCTTCAAGGACGTGATGAAGTCCGACACCGAAGCCTTCAACCGCTTCTTCCATGCGATGCTGGACGAGGGCCACTACTTCGCGCCGTCGGCGTTCGAGGCCGGATTCGTGTCCGCTGCACATGGCGAGGCCGAAATCGCTGCAACGGTGGATGCGGCACGACGCATCTTCGCATCCTGGCGCTGA
- a CDS encoding chemotaxis protein CheW, protein MSRRISLREFQENLAHRLAEAQTGERRGLLGVQAGNENWLLNLAETGEILAPPPLAHVPLTREWYRGLANVRGTLFGVIDFSSFHGGVPIVAAGHARLLLVGAKHGVHSSLLVTRVLGLRSEEDFEADHGPPDARPWVSKRMRDMQDHPWLKLDIPQLLAQGAFLDAGAD, encoded by the coding sequence ATGTCCAGACGGATCAGCCTGCGCGAATTCCAGGAAAACCTCGCGCATCGCCTGGCCGAAGCGCAGACCGGCGAACGCCGGGGACTGCTCGGCGTGCAGGCAGGCAACGAGAACTGGCTCCTCAACCTCGCTGAGACTGGCGAGATCCTGGCGCCACCGCCGCTAGCTCATGTCCCGCTGACCCGCGAGTGGTATCGCGGCCTGGCCAATGTGCGCGGCACCCTGTTCGGCGTCATCGACTTTTCGAGCTTTCACGGCGGCGTGCCAATCGTTGCAGCCGGTCACGCGCGCCTGCTGCTGGTCGGCGCCAAACATGGCGTGCACAGTTCGCTGCTCGTCACCCGGGTACTGGGTCTGCGCAGCGAAGAAGACTTCGAGGCTGATCACGGACCTCCGGACGCACGCCCCTGGGTCAGCAAGCGCATGCGTGACATGCAGGACCACCCCTGGCTCAAACTGGATATTCCGCAACTGCTCGCGCAGGGTGCGTTTCTCGACGCCGGGGCAGACTGA
- the thiE gene encoding thiamine phosphate synthase, protein MTEITGLMPAPGLYAVTPDEPDSARLLALVEQVLRGRPALMQYRSKLASAALRRTQAEAVLALCRQAGVPLVVNDDLALALAIGADGVHLGRDDGDPAQARLALGANRIIGVTCYNEWARAQAGVVAGADYVAFGAVFVSPTKPHAVHAPFELLARARRELRVPVAAIGGITLDNVAEVIAAGAGYPAVISDVFGAPDPAARARDFAACFA, encoded by the coding sequence ATGACTGAGATAACGGGACTCATGCCCGCGCCGGGGCTCTATGCGGTGACGCCGGACGAGCCTGACAGCGCGCGTCTGCTGGCGCTGGTTGAACAGGTGCTGCGCGGACGCCCGGCGTTGATGCAGTACCGCAGCAAGCTGGCGTCCGCCGCCTTGCGCAGGACGCAGGCCGAGGCGGTGCTGGCCTTGTGCCGGCAGGCGGGTGTGCCGCTGGTGGTCAATGACGATCTCGCGCTGGCGCTGGCGATCGGTGCAGATGGCGTGCATCTGGGCCGTGACGACGGCGATCCCGCGCAGGCGCGGCTGGCGCTGGGCGCGAATCGCATCATCGGCGTCACCTGCTACAACGAATGGGCGAGGGCACAGGCTGGCGTTGTGGCCGGTGCAGACTACGTGGCCTTCGGGGCCGTATTCGTGTCGCCGACCAAGCCACATGCGGTGCATGCCCCGTTCGAGTTGCTGGCGCGCGCGCGGCGCGAGTTGCGTGTACCGGTGGCTGCAATCGGTGGCATCACGCTCGACAACGTAGCTGAAGTCATCGCGGCGGGCGCCGGCTATCCGGCAGTGATCAGCGATGTTTTCGGGGCGCCGGATCCGGCCGCCCGGGCACGCGATTTCGCCGCCTGCTTTGCCTGA
- a CDS encoding response regulator: MPIKKILVVDDSPTERLALSQVLSKNGYDVVTAESGEEAITKSRSEKPDLILMDVVMPGMNGYQATRTISRTDETRSIPIIMCTSKGLETDKIWGMRQGAYDYMVKPVEHDALLARIKSIG; this comes from the coding sequence ATGCCGATCAAGAAGATACTCGTCGTTGATGATTCACCCACCGAGCGCCTCGCGCTCTCGCAAGTACTGAGCAAGAACGGCTATGACGTCGTGACGGCCGAAAGCGGCGAAGAGGCGATCACCAAGAGCCGCAGCGAAAAGCCCGACCTCATCCTCATGGATGTGGTCATGCCCGGCATGAACGGTTACCAGGCGACCCGCACCATCTCGCGCACCGATGAGACCCGCAGCATCCCGATCATCATGTGCACGAGCAAGGGACTGGAAACCGACAAGATCTGGGGCATGCGCCAGGGTGCCTACGACTACATGGTGAAGCCGGTAGAGCACGACGCACTGCTCGCGCGCATCAAGAGCATCGGCTGA